A single genomic interval of Physeter macrocephalus isolate SW-GA chromosome 5, ASM283717v5, whole genome shotgun sequence harbors:
- the HNRNPA2B1 gene encoding heterogeneous nuclear ribonucleoproteins A2/B1 isoform X2, with amino-acid sequence MEREKEQFRKLFIGGLSFETTEESLRNYYEQWGKLTDCVVMRDPASKRSRGFGFVTFSSMAEVDAAMAARPHSIDGRVVEPKRAVAREESGKPGAHVTVKKLFVGGIKEDTEEHHLRDYFEEYGKIDTIEIITDRQSGKKRGFGFVTFDDHDPVDKIVLQKYHTINGHNAEVRKALSRQEMQEVQSSRSGRGGNFGFGDSRGGGGNFGPGPGSNFRGGSDGYGSGRGFGDGYNGYGGGPGGGNFGGSPGYGGGRGGYGGGGPGYGNQGGGYGGGYDNYGGGNYGSGNYNDFGNYNQQPSNYGPMKSGNFGGSRNMGGPYGGGNYGPGGSGGSGGYGGRSRY; translated from the exons agagaaaaggaacaatTCCGTAAACTCTTTATTGGTGGCTTGAGCTTTGAAACTACAGAAGAAAGTTTGAGGAACTACTACGAGCAATGGGGAAAACTTACAGATTGTGTG GTAATGAGGGATCCTGCAAGCAAAAGATCAAGAGGATTTGGTTTTGTAACTTTTTCATCCATGGCTGAGGTTGATGCTGCCATGGCTGCAAGACCTCATTCAATTGATGGGAGAGTGGTTGAGCCAAAACGTGCTGTTGCAAGAGAG gaatCTGGAAAGCCAGGGGCTCATGTAACTGTGAAGAAGCTGTTTGTAGGTGGAATTAAAGAAGATACTGAGGAGCATCATCTTAGAGATTACTTTGAGGAATATGGAAAAATTGATACCATTGAGATAATTACCGATAGGCAGTCTGGAAAGAAAAGAGGCTTTGGGTTTGTTACTTTTGATGACCATGATCCTGTGGATAAGATTGTGT TGCAGAAATACCATACTATCAATGGTCATAATGCAGAAGTAAGGAAGGCTTTATCTAGACAAGAAATGCAGGAAGTCCAAAGTTCTAGAAGTGGAAGAGGAG GCAACTTTGGTTTTGGAGATTCTCGCGGTGGTGGTGGAAATTTTGGACCAGGACCAGGCAGTAACTTCAGAGGAGGATCTG ATGGATATGGAAGTGGTCGTGGATTTGGGGATGGCTATAATGGGTATGGAGGAGGACCTGGAG GTGGCAATTTTGGAGGTAGCCCTGGttatggaggaggaagaggaggatatGGTGGTGGAGGACCTGGATATGGCAACCAGGGTGGGGGCTACGGAGGTGGTTATGACAACTATGGAGGAG GAAATTATGGAAGTGGAAATTATAATGATTTTGGAAATTATAACCAGCAACCTTCTAACTACGGTCCAATGAAGAGTGGAAACTTTGGTGGTAGCAGAAACATGGGGGGACCATATGGTGGAG GAAACTATGGTCCAGGAGGCAGTGGAGGAAGTGGGGGTTATGGAGGGAGAAGCCGATATTGA
- the HNRNPA2B1 gene encoding heterogeneous nuclear ribonucleoproteins A2/B1 isoform X1 — protein sequence MEKTLETVPLERKKREKEQFRKLFIGGLSFETTEESLRNYYEQWGKLTDCVVMRDPASKRSRGFGFVTFSSMAEVDAAMAARPHSIDGRVVEPKRAVAREESGKPGAHVTVKKLFVGGIKEDTEEHHLRDYFEEYGKIDTIEIITDRQSGKKRGFGFVTFDDHDPVDKIVLQKYHTINGHNAEVRKALSRQEMQEVQSSRSGRGGNFGFGDSRGGGGNFGPGPGSNFRGGSDGYGSGRGFGDGYNGYGGGPGGGNFGGSPGYGGGRGGYGGGGPGYGNQGGGYGGGYDNYGGGNYGSGNYNDFGNYNQQPSNYGPMKSGNFGGSRNMGGPYGGGNYGPGGSGGSGGYGGRSRY from the exons aaAACTTTAGAAACTGTTCCTTTGGAGAGGAAAAAG agagaaaaggaacaatTCCGTAAACTCTTTATTGGTGGCTTGAGCTTTGAAACTACAGAAGAAAGTTTGAGGAACTACTACGAGCAATGGGGAAAACTTACAGATTGTGTG GTAATGAGGGATCCTGCAAGCAAAAGATCAAGAGGATTTGGTTTTGTAACTTTTTCATCCATGGCTGAGGTTGATGCTGCCATGGCTGCAAGACCTCATTCAATTGATGGGAGAGTGGTTGAGCCAAAACGTGCTGTTGCAAGAGAG gaatCTGGAAAGCCAGGGGCTCATGTAACTGTGAAGAAGCTGTTTGTAGGTGGAATTAAAGAAGATACTGAGGAGCATCATCTTAGAGATTACTTTGAGGAATATGGAAAAATTGATACCATTGAGATAATTACCGATAGGCAGTCTGGAAAGAAAAGAGGCTTTGGGTTTGTTACTTTTGATGACCATGATCCTGTGGATAAGATTGTGT TGCAGAAATACCATACTATCAATGGTCATAATGCAGAAGTAAGGAAGGCTTTATCTAGACAAGAAATGCAGGAAGTCCAAAGTTCTAGAAGTGGAAGAGGAG GCAACTTTGGTTTTGGAGATTCTCGCGGTGGTGGTGGAAATTTTGGACCAGGACCAGGCAGTAACTTCAGAGGAGGATCTG ATGGATATGGAAGTGGTCGTGGATTTGGGGATGGCTATAATGGGTATGGAGGAGGACCTGGAG GTGGCAATTTTGGAGGTAGCCCTGGttatggaggaggaagaggaggatatGGTGGTGGAGGACCTGGATATGGCAACCAGGGTGGGGGCTACGGAGGTGGTTATGACAACTATGGAGGAG GAAATTATGGAAGTGGAAATTATAATGATTTTGGAAATTATAACCAGCAACCTTCTAACTACGGTCCAATGAAGAGTGGAAACTTTGGTGGTAGCAGAAACATGGGGGGACCATATGGTGGAG GAAACTATGGTCCAGGAGGCAGTGGAGGAAGTGGGGGTTATGGAGGGAGAAGCCGATATTGA
- the HNRNPA2B1 gene encoding heterogeneous nuclear ribonucleoproteins A2/B1 isoform X3, giving the protein MEKTLETVPLERKKREKEQFRKLFIGGLSFETTEESLRNYYEQWGKLTDCVVMRDPASKRSRGFGFVTFSSMAEVDAAMAARPHSIDGRVVEPKRAVAREESGKPGAHVTVKKLFVGGIKEDTEEHHLRDYFEEYGKIDTIEIITDRQSGKKRGFGFVTFDDHDPVDKIVLQKYHTINGHNAEVRKALSRQEMQEVQSSRSGRGGNFGFGDSRGGGGNFGPGPGSNFRGGSDGYGSGRGFGDGYNGYGGGPGGNYGSGNYNDFGNYNQQPSNYGPMKSGNFGGSRNMGGPYGGGNYGPGGSGGSGGYGGRSRY; this is encoded by the exons aaAACTTTAGAAACTGTTCCTTTGGAGAGGAAAAAG agagaaaaggaacaatTCCGTAAACTCTTTATTGGTGGCTTGAGCTTTGAAACTACAGAAGAAAGTTTGAGGAACTACTACGAGCAATGGGGAAAACTTACAGATTGTGTG GTAATGAGGGATCCTGCAAGCAAAAGATCAAGAGGATTTGGTTTTGTAACTTTTTCATCCATGGCTGAGGTTGATGCTGCCATGGCTGCAAGACCTCATTCAATTGATGGGAGAGTGGTTGAGCCAAAACGTGCTGTTGCAAGAGAG gaatCTGGAAAGCCAGGGGCTCATGTAACTGTGAAGAAGCTGTTTGTAGGTGGAATTAAAGAAGATACTGAGGAGCATCATCTTAGAGATTACTTTGAGGAATATGGAAAAATTGATACCATTGAGATAATTACCGATAGGCAGTCTGGAAAGAAAAGAGGCTTTGGGTTTGTTACTTTTGATGACCATGATCCTGTGGATAAGATTGTGT TGCAGAAATACCATACTATCAATGGTCATAATGCAGAAGTAAGGAAGGCTTTATCTAGACAAGAAATGCAGGAAGTCCAAAGTTCTAGAAGTGGAAGAGGAG GCAACTTTGGTTTTGGAGATTCTCGCGGTGGTGGTGGAAATTTTGGACCAGGACCAGGCAGTAACTTCAGAGGAGGATCTG ATGGATATGGAAGTGGTCGTGGATTTGGGGATGGCTATAATGGGTATGGAGGAGGACCTGGAG GAAATTATGGAAGTGGAAATTATAATGATTTTGGAAATTATAACCAGCAACCTTCTAACTACGGTCCAATGAAGAGTGGAAACTTTGGTGGTAGCAGAAACATGGGGGGACCATATGGTGGAG GAAACTATGGTCCAGGAGGCAGTGGAGGAAGTGGGGGTTATGGAGGGAGAAGCCGATATTGA